From one Lolium rigidum isolate FL_2022 chromosome 4, APGP_CSIRO_Lrig_0.1, whole genome shotgun sequence genomic stretch:
- the LOC124708912 gene encoding protein PELPK1-like: MASTSSFVTVVLVMAIMLLNGGGCRCRAARLLADIPALPEPTLPTLPTVPGIPAVPGAVVPTVPTLPTVPGTVVPTVPTVPVVPTLPGTVVPTVPTVPALPTVPTVPLPAPGAVVPTVPGVPTVPLPSVPGAVVPTVPTVPTVPLPSVPCAATPTLPTVPGVSTLPLPTVPGVPNLPMPSIPDVPKLPVALPPMPSLPNLPNVPLPAVPTIPGVPKVPMPSIPGVTVPSSGH, encoded by the coding sequence atggcttccacgtcgagCTTCGTGACCGTGGTGCTCGTCATGGCGATCATGCTCCTGAACGGCGGTGGCTGCAGGTGCCGTGCAGCGCGCCTCCTCGCCGACATCCCGGCTCTGCCCGAACCCACGCTGCCAACCTTGCCTACGGTGCCGGGTATCCCCGCGGTGCCAGGCGCCGTCGTGCCGACGGTGCCCACTCTGCCCACGGTGCCAGGCACGGTCGTGCCCACAGTGCCCACCGTGCCAGTGGTGCCGACGCTGCCGGGCACGGTCGTGCCGACGGTGCCTACCGTACCAGCTCTCCCCACCGTGCCTACAGTGCCGCTGCCGGCGCCCGGCGCCGTTGTGCCGACAGTGCCGGGTGTCCCGACGGTGCCACTGCCGTCAGTACCCGGCGCCGTTGTGCCGACTGTCCCCACTGTGCCAACGGTGCCCCTGCCTTCCGTGCCTTGCGCCGCAACTCCCACATTGCCCACCGTTCCTGGAGTGTCGACATTGCCTCTGCCGACCGTCCCCGGGGTGCCTAACCTGCCGATGCCGTCCATCCCCGACGTGCCCAAGCTGCCGGTGGCACTCCCGCCGATGCCGTCCCTACCAAACCTTCCCAACGTGCCACTGCCCGCAGTGCCGACCATCCCTGGCGTGCCTAAGGTGCCGATGCCGTCTATTCCCGGTGTGACCGTGCCGTCGTCCGGGCACTAG
- the LOC124708913 gene encoding vegetative cell wall protein gp1-like, giving the protein MASNANMLAMIMACTLLLTGTTCDAARHLADTTPAAAAPAASAVPGLPAVPTLPAVPTDTVTLLPPMPAVTLPTVPQVALPPMPAIVVPKAVLPPMPKVTMAPMPAIVVPKVTLPPIPNIVVPKVTLPPMPFVPNVNVPMPFAAPPPSA; this is encoded by the coding sequence ATGGCTTCCAACGCGAACATGTTGGCCATGATCATGGCGTGCACGCTTCTCCTCACCGGCACCACCTGCGACGCCGCCCGCCACCTGGCCGACACGACCCCGGCGGCTGCAGCTCCGGCTGCTAGCGCTGTCCCTGGACTTCCGGCAGTGCCGACTTTGCCAGCCGTGCCCACGGACACGGTCACCCTGCTGCCACCCATGCCGGCGGTAACCCTTCCCACCGTGCCGCAAGTGGCACTGCCGCCCATGCCGGCCATCGTCGTGCCTAAGGCGGTGCTGCCGCCCATGCCCAAGGTCACCATGGCACCCATGCCCGCCATCGTCGTCCCCAAGGTGACCCTGCCGCCGATCCCCAACATTGTCGTGCCCAAGGTGACGCTGCCTCCGATGCCGTTCGTCCCCAATGTGAACGTGCCTATGCCGTTCGCGGCACCTCCTCCGTCAGCGTAG